The DNA sequence AAAAGAACGCGTCAGCGCTACAGGAGAAGAAGCACTTTCTCAAATATCGAAAGCGACTGTAGATCCCTCTAGATGGACAAAAATTAAAGCCAATATTAAGAAATTCTTTAAGGGCGATTTTCATGTAACAAAAAAAATCGTTAATTTTTTAACAAAGAATAAAATTTTTGGACATAAGCCCGCCGCAGATTCAAAAGACCTTCAAAATAAAAAAGTTTCATCTGAAAAAAAAGCGGAAGTAGACGCTTCAAAACATACAGAACCCGTAGCTAAAACACAATCCATACGACCCTTTAAGCCCACACCTTCTCAGGAAGGTTTAAAGGCCGCAGCCGAAAATTTGCAAGGGGTTGATCACAGTAATGACCTGACAGAGTTTTCATACGGAACATTCCAACAACAATTTGGAAAAGATATTGCTCGGATGAACTCTCTTAAAGTAGGTTCAGAGCGTTTCGAAATTAGTGGAACAAAAACGGATCTTAAAGCACTTATATCCAATGTCATGCAAAGCCTGTCAAAATATCTAGGAAGCGATCCTGAAGTAGTAAAAAATACTCAGAACCTAATGACACAGGCCATGCTAAAAGATATACTTGAAACAGTAATGAAAAATGATAATTGCTTGGTTTCAGGATTAGAAAAGCACTATTCCATAACGGAAAAAAACAATCAAATCCACATTACATTTATAACAGCCTTTGAACTAAGAAATCCTGAAAAATTAGGAGATGATGACCTTCCGGAGCTTATGGGTTACAGAGGTGTTAAGCGAGAAATTATTGTCTCAAAAGACGCATTAAGTAAACCTATTGCGCAAATTGAATCTGGAAAAGAAAAAGAAGCTGTAGATGCTAAAGATTTACTCCCAGGAGCTAAAGTCCTCGATACATACACAAAATTAGCACCGCCTTCCAAAAAAACGAAAGAAGACATAATCAAGAGCCTCCACAAGCAACTAGAAAAGGCAAAATAAGAAAAAAAAGAAAAAAAACACAAAAGCATTTGCAATAAAATAGCCAATTTCATAAGATTATGACTTCTTAAATGTTCCGGATTAGCTCAGCGGTAGAGCAGTGGACTGTTAATCCATTGGTCGCTAGTTCGAATCTAGCATCCGGAGTCTTGAGATACAGGCACTTAGAGAGAAATCTCTAAGTGCTTTTTTGTTTTTATGGGGTTTTACCCCATTTCTCCCCCATATCCCCACAACACAAAACAATAAATCACAAAATCATTAAGCGTTATCGTTTATTGGTAAGTTTCTATTTTAGTGGGGAAAAATTGGGGAAACCTTCAATCTGTTCCACATTTATGCTTAACACGTACGAGACAACTAATGATTAACACCCAAGAGAATGTAAATCACCTAGGTTGTTTTTTTGAACAACTTAGCTAACTGAAAAGGACACAAACATGGCGTCAATCAAGGAAAGAAAAGATAAAGATGGAAAAACACATTTCCATGTTCAAGGACTGCCCCCTCAGCATGCATCCTTTAAACGAAAAACGGATACCGAATGAAGGATACAACAAACGGAAGCTGCAATTCGTGAAGGACGACATTTTAAGACAACTGAAGCAAAGAAACACACATTAGCGAAATTAATAGACCGTTACATGAGCGATGTACTATCTATAAAAAAGAAACCTGTTCGATAGGGACTAAACCTTGCTACGGTTTCTTTATTTAGCATAGTTCCTATTTAGGGTACTCTTTGGGTAACATACACTACTACAACTACTTTTCAAAATATATAAAATTCCACAAAAGACATCATAAAGATCTATGCTTCTGGGATGAGTTTTCTTTCGGATAGGCTCTAGCATTGGCTTGATTTTATCAAATTGTTCTCTAGAAATATCACTTGGATAAGAGTGGTCATTGTTGCCTCCAAAAAGTTTTGAAAGCAATTCTTATCCACAATCAAAAAGATTTTAAACAGGTTCTTAGTGTGTTTTTTATGACTCTCGCCCTGCTGCGGCATCTGCTAGGAAGTATCTATCACAGCATGATCGAAAAATTCTCGCTCAAAATTGTACAAAGTCGAGTTTTTTTAACAATTTTATTGATAAATGATGTATAACTTATACAAAGTACATTGTTTTATAAAAACCATAGGAGATTATTATGTTTACACCTTCTGTTCAATTTCAACAATCGATTCAAAATATTCAATCTAAAGTCCATGAAGATATAACGGAAGTGAAAAGTAAAATTGCCAATTCTGGTGCTATACGGCCAAAATACTTAGAAAAGTTGAATGAAACAGTGGAAAAAATACACTCAGGATGCAAACAAATCCTATTACTTTTATCCTCTCATGATGCTAGCCAACCCGACAGCTTTTCTCCTGTAGAGAAATTGAGATTACAATTATTAAATAATAAAGTAATGCAAGATAAAGAATTTCTTGAAAGCATGCTTTCAAAAATATCTTGAATAATGCATTATTCGAATCAGGATAAAAAGAAGTTATACTCTACAAGTAAAATCCGACTTAGTCAGCTTTCGCAATAATTAAATATTTTATTAATATGCGTATAATGCGATCTCTTCACTTTTTCGTTTCTATGCGAGTATTAACACGAATCCTTACCGCCTACCATATTCTTTTATTTCCTTATAATAAACATTGCAAAAGGATCCTTTTCCGAGGTTGCTATCCTTTGAATTCGACCTGATTCAATCATAACTTTTAATCTAGTTCTTGCTGTCCTATCAGATACATTCCAAATCCTCGCAGCCTCTTTCGTTGTTATTGACTGCTTTTCTTTCAAATGATCAATAAGGACTTCTTCCCATGTTAATAGCTGACGTTGCTGAGTACGTTTTCCATATAGAGTCAGTCGAAATTGATTGTTATGTTCTTCAATTAAAGGGATGTTTAGCCCCTCCTTTTCACAAACTGCAATTATTCTTTGTAATCCAGATCCCCATTGCTCGATTAGCTTTAATTCTTTAAATACTCGACCTATTACACGATTACGTAGTTTTGAAAAACCCATTAGCGCTTTTTGAATAGTTTGCCCAAAAGGCAGTCCTCCAGGATTTGTAAATTCAATTCGATCATCAAAAATTGCAATTTGTATATAACACCCTTTTATAGAATAGTCAGAATGAAGAACTGCATTTATTACAGCTTCACGTAATGCTAAAGGAGGATATTCTGGAATATCTTGACGATGGATTTTACCAATAACGCTTTCAATTGATGTATTTTTTTCAATAAATGCTAAGACCTCTCCTATTGCAAAAGGTAAGCTAGATGTGATTTCCTGGCTGTCTATAATTTTTTCTTTTGTAATTCCTTTAAATCTCGCACATCGAATAAGAGCATCAGGAAAAAGAGTCAGGCGGTTGAGGCCAAATAATAACGTTCCCCCATTCGTATTAATAGATTTTCCTAAATGTTCAGTTAATATATTCAGAGCTTCCAACTGTTTCTTAGTCGGATATTTTTTAACAATTGCAAAAGCTTTTTCAATAGCCTCTTTATCCAGCACTCCTTTTGGAGAAGGCAATTCATCGTAAGCGCGATTTTCTGAGAAAAGCTTTAGAGAATTTAACATTTCATCATCGGCAATGCGATTTGTAGAGCCAAACCGAATGTAAACCCCATTTTTTGATCCTTCTGATTTCAAATAAAAGGGTCCAGCAGCATGAGGAACGCGTATGATGATTAACTCTCGATCTCGATAAGCATGAATCTCTATATCTGGAATGATTAAAGGGGCAACGCTATCGCTTACTGCATTAGCAATTCTCTCTTCTTCATGAAGCGAATTAGGAACTCCAACAATTTCTTTTGTTTTATCTTTTACTCCTATGAGCAATACCCCACCCGAAGTGTTAGCAAAAGCCACAACTGTTTTGACTATTCCAGAAAGAGATCTTGTGTTTTCTTTGAATTCCACCGTCTTGGATTCATTTTGTGATAGGTATTCTTCAATCATTTAGGCTGTCCTTTTAATCTTCTAACTAGGAAATTAACACGGAATAAGACGGAAGTCAAGCACTTCCGTTTTGATCACCGCTTTGGGCTTCTGCTGCTGGATACAATTTTCCAGTGAATTTTTAAGTCTTTAATAATGATAGAGTTGAAAATTTTTGAGAGAGGCTGAGCCAGTCAAAAGTTCGAAGTGTGCCCAGTAACTGGAAATTTGAGACTCAGGCAGTTACTGCTTTCGCTGTAACTGCCTTTTTGTTTTATGGCGCACTAATGGTGCATCCCCCATAAATAATAACACTATCTCTCTCTTCAAAAAAAACAGCCTATGGTTAAAAAGTCTTTAGGCGAAGCTCAGGCTAGTCGACATAACCCTAATCAACATACTTGATAGTATAAGCCTTAGTAGTTTGCGAAAGAGGAGTATTTAAACTCTTAAGGATGTGATAGCTGCTGATATTGCCGAATTGCCAAAAGTGTCTTATGCATCCCTTGAAACACTCCAAAAAGCACAATTGCAAGCTCAATCTTTAATCGATAATAAAGTTCTTCTTATTGGCGATCTCGGTCATCTCGCCGATACCCCCTTAAAGCTCTTCGGTGGATTTAATTTTATTTAAAAAATCATAAAAAGGAAAAGATAGGGCGTATGAGAATACAATCGACTTAGCAGTAATGCCGGCTAGTTTCATTGCATATATAAGAAAAAATTCATTTGTATCTTTGAGTTTTTTAAAAAATTTTAACGATATATCAGTCTGAAAAAAAGAAACAAGGGGGATTTTTCATTTAAATAAGACATCCTAACGGTTGAAAGAACGTCCTTTTTCCATATGCCCGATTCTAATTGCCACTTTCTTACACATTTTCTAAATTGGCTCAAAGGAGAAGGTCATATCTTTTGAGATACCTTTTTTAAAGAAAAATATAGGCTATTAATTTGAGAAAGTTGAAAACTCTTGAGAGAAGACAAGCCCAGTTAAAAGTTTGAAGTGTACCCAGTAACTGGAATCTTGAGAGACGAGCAGTTATAGGGAAAGTTATAACTGCCTTTTTTCATGACACATACTCATGCACAAAAATTCATCAGCAATGCAATTCATTTTTTTTTCTTTGCAGTCTAGAGAATTTAGATAAATGTCCAAGCAACGATTCGGCTTTTCTTTTGCCCTTGACCCATATTTATCGTTCTAACTTCGAGAGGCTTCACCTTTTCTAATGCTTGATAAATGTTTGAAAGACTGCTAGCTTTTGAAACAAGAGTTGTAAACCACTTGCATTTAACGTGAATACTTTCTTCAATCATACGTTTTATAAATGCGACTTCTCCGCCAGGACACCACAACTCATTGCTTTGTCCCCCGAAATTCAATGCATCTGTTTTTATCCTTAAATTTTTCCACTTCCGTTTAGTTCCAGCTCTTGCTTCAGAAGGTGTGGCATGAAAAGGAGGATTACACATTGAAACATCGAATGCTGAGTTATCACTCAAAATCCCTTTAAAAATATTTGAGGAGGATTTTTGCAAGCGAATTTCGATGGCTTCTGTGAGGTTGTTTTGCTTAATTATTCCATTCGCAATCGAAATCGCTCGTGGATCGATATCTGTCCCAACAAAATTCCATCCATATTCTCTATATCCGATAAGTGGGTAGATACAGTTTGCTCCTACACCGATATCTAAGATGGAGATTTTTTTACCTTGAGGTATGATTCCTCTATTAGAAACACCAAGCAAATCTGCAATATAATGAACATAATCTGCACGACCGGGAATGGGAGGACACAAAAAATGTTCTGGTATGTCCCATGTGATGTTATAAAAGACTCTTAGAATGGCTTTATTGAGGATTTTAACAGCAATCGGATTGGTAAAATCAATCGATTCATTTCCATAGCTATTTGTCGCTACAAATTTAGCTAAATCAGAACAATTTTTTATGAGCAGCTTAAAATCATAGGGCTCTCTATGACGATTTCTAAGATGTAGTTCTGTTTTTAGCTCTGCCATTTTCTACTTAAAATTTAGCTTGTTTGTAGTGATTAAGCAATCTGTTGTACTTCAGCTTCACGCTATCTCTTTTGCAGCTTAGGCTTTTTTTACAGATTCTCGAATTTCATCAGCGATTTTTTGCATTTCGAGTACTATTTCATTTGTTGGAGTTAATCGTTTACATAATTTACGTAATCGAACACTCATTCTATTCAAGCTTTGCTTAGCTGAAGAGTATTCTTGCTGGCTCACCATTAATTCAGCATTCACCTTTGTGAGAGCTTCAATTTTTTGCTGCAATTCAGTAATTTCTATATCCATCTTTATCCTTAGTAAAACTTATTAAGTTTACATATTTAAAATGAAAAAGTCACGAGGATCTGCAATTTATTATTTAAAACATTTTACTTTGGAGAAAATGTCACATTTTATATTAAAAAAATGGTTCGCTATAGAAATCAAAATACTCTGCCCAATAGTTCCTCTTCCCTCGATCAGCAAAACCTGGAAATCTTTCTTAAGCAATGGACTCTGGAACAGTCATAAAAAAAACACTAATATCATCACTGTCGCTTGAATCTTCTCTCTTCAATGATTTTGAGCCTTTAGAATTCCCCTGAAGTAGTCGATTGAATAATTTTGTACCTAAATTCTCAGGTGTCGTCCCTTTTTCTAATAGGATGGATCTCAAGATATCTTTACTCATAAAATCGGTGATTCCATCCGTAACACCTATGATTTTGTCTCCTGGATGAACTTCAGTCAATCCCCTATGCATTTGACGAACATCACCAGCTAGCTCCGTATTCCGGGAAGGATCATCTTTATTCATGGATGTAATTTGCTCCAACCGACCATTTTTACGTAGGCAATATAAATCAGAATCTCCGACGGCAACATGAGCTAAGTATTTTTTCCCATCTGCTCCCGCAATTAATTGTGTGACAATCAAAGTGGAGGCATAGCCCTTCTCTTCAAATTTCTTACTTTGATCGCTAAGCAAAGATTCTAATTGTTTTTGACAAGCAACGGGACTTTCCGGATGAGAAAGCTCGCCAATCCTTTCATCAAACTCTTTCCAGAGATCTGCATATGCTTCTTGCTTAACAGCTGAAACAGCATGACCTGATCCATCAGCAATATAAGCTAATCCTTTTATTGGAAAGACTTTGGTAAAATCAATAATGCCACCCCTATCTTCTTTTGTCGGTACATGCGTAGTTCCTACATAACAAGAATAAGTACTCTTTTCTAAATGTAATACCCACGAATTCAGCAAGGGAATTTTTTGTATGCGGCTGCTTTGATTTCTTAGAGAGATTTTCGAATCTATTATTTTTATAGCGCTTATATTTTCTGCAGAGATTTCAGTCTTATGTTCATCTAGATAGTTTCTTACATTTTTAAGACTGGCATTTCCACGTCCAAAAAAAGCCAATAACCTGTCATACCAAGACACCTGTCTTCTATCTACTATTAGATTAAGTTCTTTTACTCCATTTTTACACTGAAGAATTAGAATAGGATGATTAATTTTTGGCTGATTCGTCCTATCCTGAGCTGCTATATAATAAGATTTCAAAACATTATTTAAATTCACCGTCATATTAACCTCTTTTAGCTAAAGCTTAATGTAACATATAGCTATTTTTTTTCCTTTAATTATTGTTGGTTTAAGCTTCTTGACAAATTTATAAAAAATTTGATTAAAAAAAATAAAAACCAATGAGGTTTCAAATGATTCGCAAATTAAAATCTGGCAAATATCGGATCTATTCTTTGTCTGTAAACCCCAAAACAGGAAAGAGAAGAAATTTAGGGACTTTCGAAACGCGTGAGGAAGCAGTCAAACACGAAAGAGAAATTCAATACTTTAAAAAGCATAAAAATTAACGATGGAATACTCTCGGAAAAATGATGAAAACTAAATATTTAATCATCAATCACTTGGGCTAATATAGCATGTTTTTTTAAAAAAAATATGTCAAAATAATAAAAAATCAACTATCTTAAAAGGATAGGCAAGATTCCAATTCCAACATGCTAATATGATTAGCTTTTAAAGATAATTATATTAAACGCATAATTAAATCATTTTCCATTCTCTTTCATCGATCTAGTTATTTTCAAATTTATGTAGAAAGCATTTCTATATTAAAAGGAGGGAATTATGAAAAATCAAGATTTAACTCAATTGTTTATTGATGAGTTAGCTGATATGTATAACTCGGAGAATCAAATTTTAAAAGCCCTTCCTAAATTAATTAAAGCCGCCTCTCTTCCCGATTTAAAAGAAGCTCTGACAACACATTTGCATGAAACGGAAGAACAAGTTGAACGTATTGAAAAAATCTTTTCTCTCATGAATTTGCCAGTGTCTGATAAAATTTGTGAGGCAATGCGAGGCCTTATAAAAGAGGCCGATGATTTAACCCAAAATAAATCTAAATCTGCCACGCTCGATGCCGCTATCATCAGCGCAGCTCAAAAAGTTGAACACTATGAAATTGCGTCCTATGGCACTTTGCGAAGTTTCGCAAAGCATTTAGATCTTAAAAGCGAAATCACAGATCTTCTTCAGGAAACACTTGATGAAGAAGGAAGTGCCGACAAAAAACTGACAAAAATTGCGGATGGTTCCTTCCTATCTAGTGGTGTAAATAAAGAGGCAGTGGAAGAAGAATTTGCTCACAGCAGTAGTCATAGAAAAAGAAAATAACGCTGTTGATAAAGAGCTTCTTAAAAAGAAGCTCTTTATTATCCCCCGCATCTTAATGTATGCGCAAGCTTGTTACAAGGAATGTGCATTCAGAGAGATGTAGTATCGTTTGTAGCAGGTGCCTTGTGGACCATCGAAAGATAAGAAGAGGAAAAAAACTAAGGCTCCTAAAGCAAGCTTCGATTTAAACACGATTTCTTGCTAGTATCATGTGCAAAATCAACACGGATAATAAAATGCCCCTCCACTCTGATCTTATCGAATTACTCGAGAAATTTTACAAGCCTCTTGAATATGTCTGTAAAGACATTGTGATAGAAAATGAAGGACAAGAGTATGGTGCAGCCACATGCATACTAAATGGTAAACGAATTAAATTTCGTGTTGGAAAAACCACCCCAACAAAAATTGGGCAATTTGTGACATTCTGGAAACGTCCAGACGGCCCCACCCTTCCCCATGATTTAGAAGATCCCTTTGACTTGCTTATCATCGCAACACGCAATCAAAGTCAGCTTGGTCAATTTATTTTTCCAAAATTTATTCTAAGTGAAAGAGGAATCTTATCTAAAAATCATATGGGAGGAAAACGAGGCTTTAGAATTTATCCCTCTTGGGACACCGTGAACAATTCTCAAGCAAGACTCACGCAAATTTGGCAATCCTCTTATTTTTTTTCAGATGCGGATTGCTCAAAAATCGATCGCACTCAAATTGAAAAATTATTTCTTTTCTAATCATTTCTCTTTCTGATATAAATTTAATTTTTATTTTATTTACGAATCAGCCAAGAGGAAAACAAATGCAAAGAAAAGTGATTTTGATTGTGTTCTTATGCCTTTTCCAAATTGCCTGTGGATCAGAAATTGACAATGAAGAGCTTGAAGAAAATGCTTTTGCCAATGAAGAAACACAGAATTTTGAATTAAGTGAGGTAGAACATCTCCAAGAAAATGATGCCTCTACAGAATGTTGTGAAAGGCCCTATTTTAAATTAAGTGCAGAACTAATCTATCTCAAACCTTCTTTAGATCAAGCAAGTTATGTGATTTCATCTTCAAATAATATCGTAAATGGGGAATTTTTTCCTCATGGAAAACGACATAATAATACGTCTTCATATAAACCTGGATTTCGTATCGAAGCTCAATACGAACCTTGTCAATCTGCTAATGCGTTAGATTTTCGATTTACTTATCTCAATAGTAGCAATTCAGATTCGACTTCCGGCCGTTTTCTTTTTGACACCATTGGATTTCCGGGTGATGGAGCGCAAGCACCTGAAGATATTAACTACGCAGGCAAAGCACATATCCGTGATAATTATCGGTATCATTCTCTCGATGCAACATTCAATCGTTTAGCCCTAGATTCTTGTTTAGATAATTTGTTTCTTTTAATGGGATTACATTATGCACATGTAGGACACACAACCCACTTTAAAAGTAGAGGAGTTTTCCCTGACCATTCTGTAACCAAACCCGTCAATAATCGATTGAAAAGCCACTCCGATTTCTGGGGCATTGGTCCTCAGTTTGGACTAGAGTATACTTACAACCTAACTTCTCCTTCATGCTGTTTTGGGCGTCTCGCTTTAAATACAAACTTGAGAGCTTCAATACTTTGCAGTCAATCCAATGCAAGTTTTCACTACAAAACTTTGCGCACAGCAGGCTCTAAAGGTATCAAACTTAGAAACGATGATTTATGGCGTGTAAATCCAGCCTTTGACGCTAAAATAGGAGCTAATTATACTTTGTTGCTATGCAACTTCGAAGCAACCGTCGAACTTGGCTATGAGTGGCTGTGGTATCACCATAGCGTGGATTCCATCACAGGCATCGATGTCGCATTTGCTGGAGATTCCATTGATCTGTATAGCAATCTAAGCTTGCATGGCCCCTTTTTAAGAGTCAATATTGCTTTCTAATAGGAAAAAAATGTCTGATATTCCACAAAACACATGCTTATTCAAACGCATTGAAGAACTTGAAATGGATGCACAAAACTTTGGATTTTACTGGGAGCATATTAACCAGTTAGTAGAGCAAATACAAAGTGAGTGCATTGAAGTTCAAGAGGCATGGCAAAAAAATGATCGACAACATTTGCAAGAAGAAATTGGCGATCTTTTACAAGCAGCCGTTAGCCTTGCTGTTTTTTGCAAACTGGATCCCCATGCGACTTTATTGAAAAGCATTGAAAAATTTCAAAAACGTTATGCGGCATTGGTTGCATTAGCAAAAGAAGATGGACATGCCAATCTACAACAGCAGTCGATGGAAGTTCTGTCGCATTATTGGGAAAAAGCCAAAAATGAGCGGTCAAATAGTGCTTAAAAAAGTACACAACAACGTTTTTGAACTTTCGGTTGATTCACTAACCGAAGCTCTTCCCGCAGATGAATCTTGTAAGCAACAACATCTTCTTGATCCATCGACGCGAGGATTTGCTCATTGAAATCAACATCTCCCAGCTTTCGCACTTGAAAACCGACTAACCTATTGCCCATTATCATTGTATTTTCAGTTAAAAAACACCGAACAAATGCGATAATACGTGTTGTATTATTGAAAATCTCGGAGCGATCGGAAAGAAAAATTTTAGAAACGTTTTCTGATTCATCAGTGACAATACGAGCGAATTTATTTAATCTAATCCACCCTTCAATTGATCGATGCAAAAGCTCATCTTTGGAAATAAAAGATTTTAACTCATTATCAAAAATCAAAAAAGCTAAAACATAATGTTCATTCATGCCATCTCTTAAGAGGATATTTCCCATGACAAAACAATCAATCGCTTTAGCTGTTTTGTCTAAAATGGCTGATTTATCATAAATTTCCCTTAATAAAACACTCTCAACTTCATTGAGATCATGAGTCGTGCTACCCTGATAAGCTTTTCCATCCCATCCAGCGTATATGGTTAACAATTGATCACACATGTTTAAATTCATAAAAGCCTCAATTCTAAAATAAAAACTAACTACAGTTGATAGAAGATTTAATGCATTGAATTAAATTCATTCCAAATTTAAACTCCATCAAAAAAATGGAGCACACGATGCGAGTCACTCTGCCACTATCCTTCTCAAATAACTTTAGAAATCAATGCTCTCTCTGGATGGATAGCTCTGGATTCATTCAGTTATTGGAAAAAAACCATGCATTGCTACATAAATTTTTAAAAAATTGTCTTAAGCATCCTGATGAAATTCAATGGTATCATGACCATAAGACCCTCTTGAAGCGGGTTACTTCTTATGTCACGAGTGATTCCATATTGAGCCTCATTCAAAACAAAAACCATGAAAGACACCTAACCACTTATCTTCTCTCTGAGAAAATAAAAATTTTCTTAAAGAGCAATCAACTTCTTAATTTCTTAAAAAATTTTGAGGAAATGGATCTTGTTCATATCTCCGACACCGTTGAAGAGTCTTTCAATAGATTTGTTTTGATTATTAGACTACTTGAATATGTTAAAGATGAGGAATCATTGCTCATTATTAAAGCAATACTTGTAAATAAATTGTCCCTTGATTATTTGCCAGATGGTCTGTTGAGCCTTGAAAATTTCGAAACGGAATCCATATTAAGCGAACGCAAAGAATCTATCGCAACGCTGTTAGAAGAAGACGGAGAAATTTTTGATTCTTTATTATCAAAAAATTTGAAAAAATTAACCAGTGCTACAAAGATTGAAAAATTGTCAGATGAATTACTTGTTGCATTTTTTCGTTTTATCCGCACTGAAGATATTCCAGCAACGTTACTTACCTGCAAAAAATGGAAACTATTGGCTGAAGAGGAAATACTCAAAAAACGCTTTGAAACATATCTAGAGAAAGATACATGTAAGATCGTCAAAAACGAACGATATGCAATAAGTTTAGCCAAGGCACATAGTGTTAAAGGATCTCTCTCTGTTTTGCGAGAGCTTGGGACTCAACCACAACGCATAAACCCATCACGTTTTAATATTGATGCAGTGCTTTTATTTGCTATAAAACATAAAAATTTTCCCTTATTCTTTTATACATATACATTCTACTCGCATGAATCTAAAAGATTTGATGAACTCCTCTCTCTATTCTTTCTCGATCCCGAAAAAAATCTACAATATATCAAATTTTGCATGGAAAAACTCAATTCGAAGCAATTTTCTATAGAAGAATCTACAGAAATAAAAAAACATGCAAAATGCCTTACCGAAGAGATTCTTCAACGTATTCACATACAACCTAACCAACAATTCAACCAAAAAATTTTCTTAGAAACGTGTCGTGTTATTGAAAAGCATGATCTTGAGAAACAAAATCTTATCGTATTTG is a window from the Parachlamydia acanthamoebae genome containing:
- a CDS encoding ATP-binding protein: MIEEYLSQNESKTVEFKENTRSLSGIVKTVVAFANTSGGVLLIGVKDKTKEIVGVPNSLHEEERIANAVSDSVAPLIIPDIEIHAYRDRELIIIRVPHAAGPFYLKSEGSKNGVYIRFGSTNRIADDEMLNSLKLFSENRAYDELPSPKGVLDKEAIEKAFAIVKKYPTKKQLEALNILTEHLGKSINTNGGTLLFGLNRLTLFPDALIRCARFKGITKEKIIDSQEITSSLPFAIGEVLAFIEKNTSIESVIGKIHRQDIPEYPPLALREAVINAVLHSDYSIKGCYIQIAIFDDRIEFTNPGGLPFGQTIQKALMGFSKLRNRVIGRVFKELKLIEQWGSGLQRIIAVCEKEGLNIPLIEEHNNQFRLTLYGKRTQQRQLLTWEEVLIDHLKEKQSITTKEAARIWNVSDRTARTRLKVMIESGRIQRIATSEKDPFAMFIIRK
- the rlmF gene encoding 23S rRNA (adenine(1618)-N(6))-methyltransferase RlmF; translation: MAELKTELHLRNRHREPYDFKLLIKNCSDLAKFVATNSYGNESIDFTNPIAVKILNKAILRVFYNITWDIPEHFLCPPIPGRADYVHYIADLLGVSNRGIIPQGKKISILDIGVGANCIYPLIGYREYGWNFVGTDIDPRAISIANGIIKQNNLTEAIEIRLQKSSSNIFKGILSDNSAFDVSMCNPPFHATPSEARAGTKRKWKNLRIKTDALNFGGQSNELWCPGGEVAFIKRMIEESIHVKCKWFTTLVSKASSLSNIYQALEKVKPLEVRTINMGQGQKKSRIVAWTFI
- a CDS encoding SpoIIE family protein phosphatase, with amino-acid sequence MTVNLNNVLKSYYIAAQDRTNQPKINHPILILQCKNGVKELNLIVDRRQVSWYDRLLAFFGRGNASLKNVRNYLDEHKTEISAENISAIKIIDSKISLRNQSSRIQKIPLLNSWVLHLEKSTYSCYVGTTHVPTKEDRGGIIDFTKVFPIKGLAYIADGSGHAVSAVKQEAYADLWKEFDERIGELSHPESPVACQKQLESLLSDQSKKFEEKGYASTLIVTQLIAGADGKKYLAHVAVGDSDLYCLRKNGRLEQITSMNKDDPSRNTELAGDVRQMHRGLTEVHPGDKIIGVTDGITDFMSKDILRSILLEKGTTPENLGTKLFNRLLQGNSKGSKSLKREDSSDSDDISVFFMTVPESIA
- a CDS encoding ferritin-like domain-containing protein; this encodes MKNQDLTQLFIDELADMYNSENQILKALPKLIKAASLPDLKEALTTHLHETEEQVERIEKIFSLMNLPVSDKICEAMRGLIKEADDLTQNKSKSATLDAAIISAAQKVEHYEIASYGTLRSFAKHLDLKSEITDLLQETLDEEGSADKKLTKIADGSFLSSGVNKEAVEEEFAHSSSHRKRK
- a CDS encoding MepB family protein, with amino-acid sequence MPLHSDLIELLEKFYKPLEYVCKDIVIENEGQEYGAATCILNGKRIKFRVGKTTPTKIGQFVTFWKRPDGPTLPHDLEDPFDLLIIATRNQSQLGQFIFPKFILSERGILSKNHMGGKRGFRIYPSWDTVNNSQARLTQIWQSSYFFSDADCSKIDRTQIEKLFLF
- a CDS encoding Lpg1974 family pore-forming outer membrane protein is translated as MQRKVILIVFLCLFQIACGSEIDNEELEENAFANEETQNFELSEVEHLQENDASTECCERPYFKLSAELIYLKPSLDQASYVISSSNNIVNGEFFPHGKRHNNTSSYKPGFRIEAQYEPCQSANALDFRFTYLNSSNSDSTSGRFLFDTIGFPGDGAQAPEDINYAGKAHIRDNYRYHSLDATFNRLALDSCLDNLFLLMGLHYAHVGHTTHFKSRGVFPDHSVTKPVNNRLKSHSDFWGIGPQFGLEYTYNLTSPSCCFGRLALNTNLRASILCSQSNASFHYKTLRTAGSKGIKLRNDDLWRVNPAFDAKIGANYTLLLCNFEATVELGYEWLWYHHSVDSITGIDVAFAGDSIDLYSNLSLHGPFLRVNIAF
- a CDS encoding MazG nucleotide pyrophosphohydrolase domain-containing protein, translating into MSDIPQNTCLFKRIEELEMDAQNFGFYWEHINQLVEQIQSECIEVQEAWQKNDRQHLQEEIGDLLQAAVSLAVFCKLDPHATLLKSIEKFQKRYAALVALAKEDGHANLQQQSMEVLSHYWEKAKNERSNSA
- a CDS encoding F-box protein, with translation MRVTLPLSFSNNFRNQCSLWMDSSGFIQLLEKNHALLHKFLKNCLKHPDEIQWYHDHKTLLKRVTSYVTSDSILSLIQNKNHERHLTTYLLSEKIKIFLKSNQLLNFLKNFEEMDLVHISDTVEESFNRFVLIIRLLEYVKDEESLLIIKAILVNKLSLDYLPDGLLSLENFETESILSERKESIATLLEEDGEIFDSLLSKNLKKLTSATKIEKLSDELLVAFFRFIRTEDIPATLLTCKKWKLLAEEEILKKRFETYLEKDTCKIVKNERYAISLAKAHSVKGSLSVLRELGTQPQRINPSRFNIDAVLLFAIKHKNFPLFFYTYTFYSHESKRFDELLSLFFLDPEKNLQYIKFCMEKLNSKQFSIEESTEIKKHAKCLTEEILQRIHIQPNQQFNQKIFLETCRVIEKHDLEKQNLIVFDLGIGDKKEYWTKKMQLFIEAGWDPYDMFLVFSAFSPKPKKELLKEWCKFILSKSFASLENALLVAEVLNKHLYNENTTLIENLIIEIICDKCFVSEITSIKMFPDKFIKRSIEALIELKHLDKADLLISIMPTEVEKLERARLEYLEKENDNADGLFSSDDDLLASDPEVDEDEFGESISDASEYSEEETSE